The Immundisolibacter sp. genome window below encodes:
- the glgX gene encoding glycogen debranching protein GlgX, whose protein sequence is MRPARRLAHGRTGAIDLGQIINAVWPGKPFPRGATWDGEGVNFALFSEHAHKVELCLFDPSGRRELQRITLPERTNQIWHGYLPEARPGLLYGYRVHGPYDPAHGHRFNPNKLLIEPYAKDIVGPIRWSDAHFGYRINHRRQDLSFDRRDNAAGMPKCRIIDPAFSWGNDRSPNIDWHDMVIYELHVRGFTMRHPEVPPQLRGTYGGLATSPVIEHLKRLGVTTVELMPAHAFVDDRHLVEKGLHNHWGYNSIGFFAPEHRYSSSGGVSEFKTMVKTLHSAGIEVILDVVYNHTAEGNQLGPTLSFRGIDNASYYRLMPDDPRYYMDFTGCGNTLNMQHPRVLQMIMDSLRYWVLEMHVDGFRFDLASALARELYEVNRLGSFFDVLHQDPVLSQVKLIAEPWDLGEGGYQVGNFPPGWAEWNDRYRDTMRAYWKGDGGLIGEFAQRFTGSSDLYESSGRTPNASINFITAHDGFTLSDLVTYNEKHNEANLEDNQDGNDNNLSWNCGVEGPTDDPKINALRARQKRNLLATLLFSQGVPMLVAGDEIGRSQGGNNNAYCQDNPISWIDWDLSAADQELLAFVQRIIQLRREHPVFHRRHFFQGKPIHGADIKDIHWLKPDGTEMTEDEWDHDFARCLGVYLSGRSLTEHDQRGRPVRDNDFILLFNTHHDPLPFQLPELKSGSSWQVLLDTHYHSGLVADGAYPGNIPYPLEARSLVLLTEQETA, encoded by the coding sequence ATGCGTCCAGCGCGGCGCTTGGCGCATGGTCGAACAGGAGCAATTGACTTGGGACAGATCATCAATGCGGTGTGGCCGGGCAAGCCGTTTCCGCGCGGCGCCACCTGGGATGGCGAGGGTGTCAACTTCGCCCTGTTCTCGGAGCATGCGCACAAGGTCGAGCTGTGCCTGTTCGACCCCTCCGGCCGGCGGGAGCTGCAACGCATCACCCTGCCGGAACGAACCAACCAGATCTGGCATGGCTACCTTCCCGAGGCGCGACCGGGCCTGCTCTATGGCTATCGCGTCCATGGTCCGTACGATCCGGCGCACGGGCACCGGTTCAATCCGAACAAACTGTTGATCGAACCGTACGCCAAGGACATCGTCGGACCGATCCGCTGGAGTGATGCCCATTTCGGCTACCGCATCAACCATCGCCGCCAGGATCTGTCCTTCGACCGCCGCGACAACGCCGCCGGGATGCCCAAGTGCCGCATCATCGACCCGGCGTTCTCCTGGGGCAACGACCGTTCGCCGAATATCGACTGGCACGACATGGTGATCTACGAACTGCACGTGCGCGGCTTCACCATGCGCCACCCCGAGGTGCCGCCACAGCTGCGCGGCACCTATGGTGGCCTGGCCACCAGCCCGGTCATCGAACACCTGAAGCGCCTGGGCGTGACCACGGTCGAGCTGATGCCCGCCCACGCCTTTGTGGACGATCGCCACCTGGTCGAGAAGGGCCTGCACAATCACTGGGGCTACAACTCGATTGGTTTTTTCGCGCCCGAGCACCGTTACAGCTCAAGCGGCGGCGTGAGCGAATTCAAGACCATGGTGAAAACGCTGCATTCGGCCGGCATCGAGGTGATCCTCGACGTGGTCTACAACCACACCGCCGAGGGCAACCAACTGGGACCGACGCTGTCGTTCCGCGGCATCGACAACGCCTCCTACTACCGCCTGATGCCGGACGACCCGCGTTACTACATGGACTTCACCGGCTGCGGCAACACCCTGAACATGCAGCATCCGCGCGTGCTGCAGATGATCATGGATTCGCTGCGCTACTGGGTGCTGGAAATGCATGTCGACGGTTTTCGCTTTGATCTTGCCTCGGCGCTGGCGCGCGAGCTGTACGAGGTCAACCGGCTGGGCTCCTTCTTCGACGTCCTGCACCAGGACCCGGTGCTGTCGCAGGTCAAGCTGATTGCGGAACCCTGGGATCTGGGCGAAGGCGGCTACCAGGTTGGCAACTTCCCCCCCGGCTGGGCCGAGTGGAACGACCGCTATCGCGACACCATGCGTGCCTACTGGAAAGGCGACGGCGGCCTGATCGGCGAGTTCGCGCAACGCTTTACCGGTTCGAGTGACCTGTACGAGTCGAGTGGGCGCACACCCAACGCCAGCATCAATTTCATCACCGCCCACGACGGTTTCACGCTGAGCGACCTGGTCACCTACAACGAAAAGCACAACGAGGCCAACCTGGAGGACAACCAGGACGGCAACGACAACAACCTGTCCTGGAACTGCGGCGTCGAGGGGCCGACCGACGACCCGAAAATCAACGCCCTGCGCGCGCGTCAGAAGCGCAACCTGCTCGCCACGCTGCTGTTCTCGCAGGGAGTACCCATGCTGGTGGCCGGCGACGAGATCGGTCGCAGCCAGGGCGGCAACAACAATGCCTATTGCCAGGACAACCCGATCAGCTGGATCGACTGGGACCTGTCGGCCGCCGACCAGGAGCTGCTCGCCTTCGTGCAGCGGATCATCCAGCTGCGCCGCGAGCATCCGGTGTTCCACCGACGCCATTTCTTTCAGGGCAAGCCCATTCATGGCGCCGACATCAAGGACATCCACTGGCTGAAGCCGGACGGGACCGAGATGACCGAGGACGAATGGGATCACGACTTTGCACGGTGCCTGGGCGTGTATCTGTCCGGCCGCTCGCTGACCGAGCACGACCAGCGGGGTCGCCCGGTCCGCGACAACGACTTCATACTGCTGTTCAACACACACCACGACCCACTGCCGTTTCAGTTGCCGGAACTGAAATCGGGCAGCAGCTGGCAAGTCCTGCTGGACACGCACTATCACAGTGGCCTGGTCGCCGACGGCGCCTATCCAGGCAACATCCCCTACCCGCTTGAAGCACGTTCGCTGGTTCTGCTGACGGAACAGGAGACGGCATGA
- the treZ gene encoding malto-oligosyltrehalose trehalohydrolase, translating to MKRQHAMPFGAQVDGASTQFRLWAPGAGRVELELTTATGERLIPLTPDAAGWHTLRLDGIGAGTRYRYLIDGALRVPDPASRFNPDDVQGASEVIDPAAFDWRDGDWRGRPWQQAVIYELHVGAFSPGGDFDGVLQRLDYLVSLGVTAIELMPVADFPGRRNWGYDGVLPFAPDAAYGRPEALKTLIQEAHARGLMVLLDVVYNHFGPDGNYLHAYAPAFFNPRHTTPWGAAINFDAPGSEVVRDFFIHNALYWLEEFHFDGLRVDAVHAICDDSQPDIIDTLCAAVHAGPGRTRLIHMVLENESNQAHRLERDPDGHPRRATAQWNDDIHHTLHVLLSGEQDGYYADFASAPVAQLGRCLSEGFAFQGDPSPFRQGASRGEPSRHLPPAAFVNSLQTHDQIGNRAFGERLCHLAAPVALEAATALLLLAPQPPMLFMGEEFAAAQPFLFFCDFGPELARAVTDGRRREFAHFTRFSNPAALERIPDPNAPATLAASVLDWSALDQPPHDHWLALYRHLLAIRHAEIIPRLAGMSGDSGKLTLTGDRALTVQWQLGDGSQLALAANLGDAPVKLPMQPGRVLYLSRNLSTTAHDAGQLPPWSVAWTLAARGAG from the coding sequence ATGAAACGGCAGCATGCCATGCCTTTCGGGGCCCAGGTCGATGGGGCATCGACGCAGTTTCGCCTGTGGGCACCCGGCGCCGGGCGCGTGGAACTTGAACTGACAACGGCGACCGGCGAGCGCCTGATTCCCCTCACCCCCGACGCTGCGGGCTGGCACACACTGCGACTGGACGGCATCGGCGCAGGTACGCGCTATCGATACCTTATCGACGGCGCGCTGCGGGTGCCGGATCCGGCCTCCCGCTTCAACCCGGACGATGTGCAGGGCGCCAGCGAGGTCATCGATCCGGCCGCCTTCGACTGGCGTGACGGCGACTGGCGCGGCCGGCCATGGCAGCAAGCCGTTATTTACGAACTGCACGTGGGCGCGTTCAGCCCCGGCGGGGATTTCGATGGCGTACTCCAGCGCCTCGATTACCTGGTCTCGCTCGGCGTAACCGCCATTGAGCTGATGCCGGTGGCCGACTTTCCGGGCCGGCGCAACTGGGGTTACGACGGGGTGCTGCCGTTTGCCCCCGATGCCGCCTACGGCCGGCCGGAGGCTCTGAAAACCCTGATCCAGGAGGCGCACGCGCGCGGGCTGATGGTGCTGCTGGACGTGGTCTACAACCACTTTGGGCCGGATGGCAATTACCTGCATGCCTACGCGCCGGCATTTTTCAACCCGCGCCACACCACACCGTGGGGCGCGGCCATCAACTTCGACGCGCCCGGCAGCGAGGTGGTACGCGATTTTTTCATTCACAACGCCCTGTACTGGCTGGAAGAGTTCCACTTCGATGGCCTGCGCGTGGATGCGGTGCATGCCATCTGCGACGACTCGCAGCCCGACATCATCGACACCTTGTGCGCGGCGGTGCACGCCGGCCCCGGCAGAACACGGCTCATTCACATGGTGCTGGAGAACGAAAGCAACCAGGCGCACCGGCTGGAGCGCGACCCCGACGGCCACCCCAGGCGCGCCACCGCGCAGTGGAATGACGACATTCACCACACCCTGCACGTGCTGCTCAGCGGCGAGCAGGATGGCTATTACGCGGACTTTGCCAGCGCCCCGGTGGCCCAGCTGGGTCGCTGCCTGAGCGAGGGCTTTGCCTTTCAGGGCGACCCGTCGCCGTTTCGCCAGGGCGCCAGTCGCGGCGAGCCGAGCCGCCACCTGCCGCCGGCCGCCTTCGTCAACTCCTTGCAGACGCACGATCAGATTGGCAATCGCGCCTTTGGCGAACGCCTGTGTCACCTGGCGGCACCGGTCGCCCTTGAGGCGGCCACCGCGCTGCTGCTGCTGGCGCCCCAGCCGCCGATGCTGTTCATGGGTGAGGAATTCGCCGCCGCGCAGCCGTTTCTGTTTTTCTGTGATTTCGGACCCGAACTGGCCCGCGCCGTTACCGACGGGCGGCGGCGGGAGTTCGCGCATTTCACCCGCTTCTCCAACCCCGCCGCGCTGGAGCGGATACCCGACCCCAACGCGCCGGCAACCCTTGCCGCCAGCGTGCTCGACTGGTCGGCGCTGGACCAGCCGCCGCATGATCACTGGCTGGCCCTGTACCGCCACCTGCTGGCGATCCGGCATGCCGAAATCATCCCCCGGCTGGCGGGGATGTCGGGCGACAGCGGCAAACTCACGCTAACCGGCGATCGCGCCTTGACTGTGCAGTGGCAGCTGGGAGACGGCAGCCAGCTGGCACTCGCGGCCAATCTGGGCGACGCGCCGGTCAAGCTGCCGATGCAGCCGGGGCGGGTGCTCTACCTGAGCCGCAATCTGTCGACCACCGCGCATGACGCTGGCCAGCTACCGCCCTGGTCGGTGGCCTGGACCCTGGCAGCGCGGGGCGCCGGCTGA
- the treS gene encoding maltose alpha-D-glucosyltransferase, translating to MEPGTSLTEAVAATEWRTDPLWYKDAIIYELHVKAFFDSNNDGVGDFRGLTEKLDYLQDLGVNTLWLLPFYPSPFRDDGYDISDYHNIDPQYGTRADFRNFVREAHRRGLRVITELVINHTSDQHPWFQAARSAPPGSSKRDFYVWSDTDKKFADTRIIFSDTEKSNWAWDEVAQAYYWHRFFSHQPDLNHNNPAVVRAVIRVMRFWLDMGVDGLRLDAIPYLCVREGTSNENLPETHAVIRQMRAVVDAHYKNRLLLAEANQWPEDVREYFGDGDECHMAYHFPLMPRLFMAVAQEDRHPVVEIMGQTPDIPDSCQWAIFLRNHDELTLEMVTSRERDYMYQVYAIDPRMRVNVGIRRRLAPLMDNHREKIELLNFLLLTMPGSPIIYYGDEIGMGDNFYLGDRNGVRTPMQWSPDRNGGFSKSDPQGLFLPPVMDPVYGYETVNIEAQNRSPSSLLHWTKRLIAVRKNYCAFGRGTLKFLAPGNRKILAYVREWQDEKILCVVNLSRTAQPVELDLAEFKGKIPVELLGHTAFPPIGELTYLLTLKGYGYFSFRLASDVAAPAWHQDQLPVREPPVLVLSEGWRTFFKSKSSASTVRRAISARAQDQLQKDVLAPYLIGKRWFAAKGRAIQRIEIIEQADWNGPDGSWLLALIEVHFADAGPAQTYFLPLSIAWEDDTSDDKLQTLLPWTLAKVRQKARVGILYGAFGDERFCRALVHGIQGGVTLPMGNGTVRFRNTGAIPDLAQAAEEPVHHLALEQSNTSVSFGKRMFLKGYRHLQRGANPEMEIGCFLTEQSPAEHIVPVGGVIEYQRPDGQNMALALLQPFVENQGTAWTYTVEYLDRFFAEQVAESVKSEDQPHAFILHQLQILGQRTAQLHQAFGRTTGDPAFDPEPIDSADLTAWVESIRHEAVLTFTRLEELRAVLPVSLVDSCDQLLSLRPVLLESLKPQALAGLEAARTRYHSDFHLGQVLMVQDDFVIIDFEGEPGRSIAERRAKHSPLRDVAGMLRSLSYAAGMAVKRSTTERPGDRDRLAPLALAWEQSARQAFLSGYRTAITGCPAWPRDDKDAERLIDLFLVEKALYEIRYEMDNRPDWLDIPISGLLGQLGATHEER from the coding sequence ATGGAACCTGGCACCAGCCTCACCGAAGCCGTCGCGGCCACCGAATGGCGCACTGACCCGCTGTGGTACAAGGACGCGATCATTTACGAGTTGCACGTCAAGGCGTTCTTTGACAGCAACAACGACGGGGTCGGCGATTTCCGGGGCCTGACCGAAAAACTCGACTATCTGCAGGACCTCGGGGTCAACACGCTGTGGCTGTTGCCGTTCTATCCGTCGCCGTTTCGCGACGACGGCTACGACATCTCCGATTACCACAACATCGATCCGCAGTACGGCACGCGGGCCGATTTCAGGAATTTCGTGCGCGAGGCACACCGGCGCGGCCTGAGGGTGATCACCGAGCTGGTGATCAACCACACCTCGGACCAGCACCCGTGGTTTCAGGCGGCGCGAAGTGCCCCGCCCGGATCATCCAAGCGCGATTTCTACGTCTGGAGCGATACCGACAAGAAATTCGCCGACACGCGCATCATCTTCAGCGACACTGAAAAATCCAACTGGGCCTGGGATGAGGTCGCCCAAGCCTATTACTGGCATCGTTTTTTCTCGCACCAGCCGGACCTGAATCACAACAACCCGGCCGTGGTGCGCGCCGTGATCCGCGTCATGCGCTTCTGGCTGGACATGGGTGTGGACGGCCTGCGCCTGGATGCCATCCCGTACCTGTGCGTGCGCGAAGGCACCAGCAACGAGAACCTGCCGGAAACCCACGCTGTCATCCGGCAGATGCGCGCCGTGGTCGATGCCCATTACAAGAACCGCTTGTTGCTGGCCGAGGCCAACCAGTGGCCCGAGGATGTGCGCGAGTATTTCGGCGACGGCGACGAATGCCACATGGCCTACCACTTTCCCCTGATGCCGCGGCTGTTCATGGCCGTGGCCCAGGAAGACCGCCACCCGGTAGTCGAGATCATGGGCCAGACCCCGGACATCCCGGATTCCTGCCAGTGGGCGATCTTTCTGCGTAACCACGACGAGCTGACGCTGGAGATGGTGACCAGCCGCGAGCGGGACTACATGTACCAGGTGTACGCAATCGACCCGCGCATGCGGGTCAACGTCGGCATACGCCGCCGCCTGGCGCCGCTGATGGACAACCACCGCGAGAAGATCGAGCTGCTCAATTTCCTGCTGCTGACCATGCCCGGCTCGCCGATCATCTATTACGGCGACGAAATCGGCATGGGCGACAACTTCTACCTCGGCGACCGCAACGGCGTGCGCACGCCCATGCAGTGGAGTCCCGACCGCAACGGTGGTTTCTCGAAGTCCGATCCGCAGGGCCTGTTCCTGCCGCCGGTGATGGACCCCGTCTATGGTTACGAGACGGTCAACATCGAGGCGCAGAACCGCAGTCCGTCGTCGCTCCTGCACTGGACCAAGCGCCTGATCGCGGTGCGCAAGAATTACTGCGCCTTCGGCCGTGGCACGCTGAAGTTCCTCGCGCCCGGCAACCGCAAAATTCTGGCCTATGTGCGCGAATGGCAGGACGAAAAGATCCTGTGCGTGGTCAATCTGTCGCGCACGGCGCAGCCAGTGGAGCTGGATCTGGCCGAGTTCAAGGGCAAAATTCCGGTGGAACTGCTGGGCCACACCGCGTTCCCTCCGATTGGCGAGTTGACCTATCTGCTGACACTCAAGGGTTACGGGTATTTCAGTTTCCGACTGGCAAGCGATGTTGCCGCGCCGGCCTGGCATCAGGACCAGCTGCCGGTGCGGGAGCCGCCCGTGCTGGTGCTCAGCGAGGGCTGGCGAACCTTCTTCAAGAGCAAGAGCAGCGCCAGCACGGTCCGGCGCGCCATCTCCGCGCGCGCGCAGGATCAGCTGCAAAAGGACGTCCTGGCGCCGTACCTGATCGGCAAGCGCTGGTTCGCCGCCAAGGGCCGCGCCATACAGCGCATCGAAATCATCGAGCAAGCCGACTGGAACGGCCCGGACGGCAGCTGGTTGCTGGCTCTGATCGAAGTGCATTTCGCCGATGCCGGCCCGGCGCAGACCTACTTCCTGCCGCTGTCCATCGCCTGGGAGGACGATACCAGTGACGACAAGCTGCAAACCCTGCTGCCGTGGACGCTGGCCAAGGTGCGCCAGAAAGCGCGGGTCGGGATTCTGTATGGCGCCTTCGGCGACGAGCGCTTCTGCCGTGCCCTGGTGCATGGCATCCAGGGTGGTGTGACCCTGCCCATGGGCAACGGCACGGTGCGCTTTCGCAACACCGGCGCCATTCCTGACCTTGCCCAGGCGGCCGAGGAACCGGTTCACCATCTGGCGCTGGAACAGAGCAACACCTCGGTTTCCTTCGGCAAGCGCATGTTCCTGAAAGGCTACCGGCACCTGCAACGCGGCGCGAACCCGGAAATGGAAATCGGCTGCTTCCTCACGGAACAGTCGCCCGCCGAGCACATCGTGCCGGTCGGTGGCGTCATCGAATATCAACGGCCGGATGGCCAGAATATGGCGCTGGCCCTGCTGCAACCCTTTGTCGAGAACCAGGGCACGGCATGGACCTACACGGTCGAGTACCTGGACCGGTTCTTCGCCGAGCAGGTAGCCGAGTCGGTCAAGAGCGAAGATCAGCCACACGCGTTCATCCTTCACCAGCTGCAGATCCTCGGGCAGCGCACCGCGCAGTTGCATCAAGCCTTCGGCCGCACGACCGGCGATCCGGCATTCGATCCGGAACCGATCGACAGCGCTGATCTGACCGCATGGGTAGAAAGTATCCGCCACGAAGCAGTACTGACCTTCACACGCCTGGAGGAGCTTCGGGCCGTGCTGCCCGTATCCCTGGTGGATTCCTGCGACCAACTGCTGTCGCTGCGGCCAGTGTTGCTCGAGAGCTTGAAACCGCAGGCGCTGGCCGGGCTGGAAGCAGCGCGCACCCGCTACCACAGCGACTTCCACCTGGGTCAGGTGCTGATGGTTCAGGACGACTTCGTGATCATCGACTTCGAGGGCGAACCCGGTCGCTCGATTGCCGAACGGCGAGCCAAGCATTCCCCCTTACGCGATGTCGCTGGCATGCTTCGGTCACTGAGCTACGCGGCCGGCATGGCGGTCAAGCGCAGCACAACGGAGCGACCGGGCGACCGGGATCGCCTGGCACCCCTGGCCCTGGCCTGGGAGCAGTCGGCGAGGCAGGCGTTCCTGAGCGGATACCGGACCGCGATTACCGGTTGCCCCGCCTGGCCACGGGACGACAAGGACGCCGAACGATTGATCGATCTGTTCCTGGTGGAGAAAGCGCTGTACGAGATCCGCTACGAGATGGACAACCGGCCGGACTGGCTGGACATCCCGATATCCGGACTTCTGGGTCAGCTCGGCGCCACCCATGAGGAACGCTGA